In one window of Ruminococcus hominis DNA:
- the spoIIR gene encoding stage II sporulation protein R has translation MLSGKKQKLIRTSAYRYEDELQCENKFARRELRWTRIGLLLCAALLVVLVIIVVGWQSMMISEARMQQHLAQEVLRFHVLANSDSEEDQALKMQVKEKVIELLEEEIPEGMNVTETADWMRRNTDKLRDCAQQVVLKNGYDYPISAAVTTCYFPEKTYGDVRFPAGNYEALRIEIGEAKGHNWWCVLYPGLCFLNTTNAVVPEEGKQKLKSVLTEEEYEQITSTTEFHIRWKLLPSLNK, from the coding sequence ATGTTATCCGGGAAGAAGCAAAAACTGATAAGGACATCTGCTTATCGATACGAAGATGAATTACAATGTGAAAATAAATTTGCGAGGCGGGAACTCAGGTGGACAAGGATTGGTCTGTTGTTGTGCGCAGCTTTGCTGGTGGTACTGGTCATAATTGTTGTCGGATGGCAAAGTATGATGATATCAGAGGCGCGCATGCAGCAACATCTTGCACAAGAGGTATTGCGCTTTCATGTGCTGGCAAACAGCGATAGCGAAGAAGACCAGGCATTGAAAATGCAGGTGAAAGAAAAGGTTATTGAATTGCTGGAAGAGGAAATCCCAGAAGGGATGAATGTGACTGAGACAGCAGACTGGATGAGAAGAAATACGGATAAACTGAGAGACTGTGCACAGCAGGTTGTGCTTAAAAACGGGTATGATTATCCAATAAGTGCAGCAGTTACAACCTGTTATTTTCCAGAAAAGACATATGGTGATGTAAGATTTCCAGCCGGAAACTATGAAGCTTTGAGAATTGAGATAGGAGAGGCAAAGGGGCATAACTGGTGGTGTGTTTTATACCCGGGACTTTGTTTTTTGAATACAACAAATGCTGTTGTTCCGGAGGAGGGAAAGCAAAAGTTAAAGTCTGTTTTGACGGAAGAAGAATATGAACAGATTACGTCAACAACAGAATTTCATATCAGATGGAAGCTGTTGCCAAGCTTGAATAAATAA
- the ispE gene encoding 4-(cytidine 5'-diphospho)-2-C-methyl-D-erythritol kinase, which yields MKQIELKSLAKINLGLDVLGRRENGYHDVRMIMQSIYLYDEVKIKRTKNPGIEIKTNLYFLPTGKENIAYKAAEMLIEEFHIEEGVHITLNKHIPVAAGMAGGSSNAAAVLYGMNKMFDLKLTQTELMERGVKLGADVPYCIMRGTVLAEGIGEELTTLTPMPKCFVLIAKPPISVSTKVVYEALDSKELVEHPDIDGLIEGLEKRDLKTIASCMGNVLEDVTIPMHPVIEEIKQEMKNAGALNAMMSGSGPTVFGLFETKAAARKAQDRIRRRALAKQVYVTNVHGAGRN from the coding sequence ATGAAGCAGATTGAGCTAAAGTCACTGGCAAAAATCAATCTAGGATTGGACGTTCTTGGAAGAAGAGAGAATGGATATCATGACGTGCGGATGATTATGCAGTCCATTTATCTGTATGATGAAGTAAAGATTAAGCGAACGAAAAATCCGGGGATTGAAATAAAGACAAATTTGTATTTTCTACCAACAGGAAAAGAGAATATTGCATACAAAGCGGCAGAGATGTTAATAGAAGAATTCCATATTGAGGAAGGTGTTCATATTACATTGAACAAACACATTCCGGTTGCAGCCGGGATGGCAGGAGGAAGTTCGAATGCAGCGGCAGTTCTGTATGGTATGAATAAGATGTTTGATCTGAAGCTGACACAGACAGAACTGATGGAGCGAGGAGTAAAGCTTGGTGCAGATGTTCCGTACTGTATTATGCGAGGGACAGTTTTGGCAGAGGGTATTGGAGAAGAATTGACCACACTCACTCCTATGCCGAAATGTTTTGTGTTGATCGCAAAACCACCAATCAGTGTGTCTACGAAAGTTGTCTATGAAGCGTTGGATTCAAAAGAACTTGTAGAGCATCCGGATATTGATGGGCTAATTGAAGGATTAGAGAAACGAGATCTTAAAACAATCGCTTCATGTATGGGAAATGTTCTCGAAGATGTAACGATTCCAATGCATCCGGTCATCGAGGAGATAAAACAGGAGATGAAAAATGCGGGTGCATTAAATGCGATGATGAGTGGAAGCGGACCTACGGTGTTTGGGTTATTTGAGACAAAGGCAGCAGCAAGAAAAGCACAGGACAGAATTAGGAGAAGGGCACTGGCAAAACAAGTTTACGTAACAAATGTACATGGTGCAGGGAGGAACTGA
- a CDS encoding acyl-[acyl-carrier-protein] thioesterase → MYTFDSKVRYSEIDHRGTMTLPALINYFQDCSTFQSESLGFGVKAAKEKKKAWILSYWQVVVERYPELGEEITVGTFASDFKGLFGERNFVMLDKENNRLSCANSLWVYMDMEKGRPILPDKEEIEAYGTEPKLDMDYEGRKIRPAAEYEDREAFPVRKYHIDTNEHVNNCQYVQFAMELLPKDQVIHQVRVGYKKSAVLGDVIYPKYAKETDRTVIELCDENGVSYATVEVK, encoded by the coding sequence ATGTATACATTCGATAGTAAAGTAAGATACAGTGAAATCGATCATCGAGGAACAATGACATTACCGGCGTTAATCAATTATTTTCAGGATTGCAGTACATTTCAATCAGAGTCTTTAGGCTTTGGAGTGAAGGCTGCAAAAGAGAAGAAAAAAGCATGGATTCTTTCTTACTGGCAGGTTGTTGTAGAACGATATCCAGAGTTAGGAGAAGAAATCACAGTGGGAACATTTGCCAGTGATTTTAAGGGCTTGTTTGGAGAACGTAATTTTGTGATGCTGGATAAAGAGAACAACAGACTTTCATGTGCCAATTCACTCTGGGTTTATATGGATATGGAGAAAGGACGCCCGATTTTGCCGGACAAAGAAGAAATCGAAGCGTATGGAACAGAACCGAAACTGGATATGGATTATGAAGGCAGAAAAATCAGACCGGCAGCAGAATATGAGGACAGAGAAGCTTTTCCGGTAAGAAAATATCATATTGATACGAATGAACATGTAAATAATTGTCAGTATGTACAATTCGCAATGGAATTGCTTCCCAAAGATCAGGTCATACATCAGGTTCGTGTAGGTTATAAGAAGTCAGCAGTTTTAGGTGATGTTATTTACCCAAAGTATGCAAAAGAAACGGATCGTACAGTAATTGAGTTATGCGATGAAAATGGGGTATCTTATGCGACTGTTGAAGTGAAATAG
- a CDS encoding NAD(P)/FAD-dependent oxidoreductase, with translation MKYDVIIIGAGPGGIFSAYELVKRKPELKIAVFELGNPLEKRRCPIDGKKVKSCIKCKTCAIMSGFGGAGAFSDGKYNITNAFGGTLYEHIGRDTAIDLMKYVDDINVEYGGEGTKMYSTAGTKFKKLCMQNKLQLLDASVRHLGTDINYVVLENIYAELKDKVEFRFEYPVDHLEAIEGGYRVFCGDDFDDCEKCIVSVGRSGSKWMSKVCEDMKIPTMSNRVDLGVRVEIPSQIFSHLTDELYESKIVYRTEKFEDNVRTFCMNPNGIVVNENTKGIVTVNGHSYEDKDKQTENTNFALLVSKHFSEPFKDSNGYGESIARLSNMLGGGVIVQRFGDLIRGRRSNEKRIEEGLVRPTLAATPGDLSLVLPKRILDGIIEMIYALDKIAPGTANDDTLLYGVEVKFYNMEVEIDENLETLYKGLYVIGDGSGVTHSLSHASASGVYVARHITENM, from the coding sequence ATGAAATATGATGTAATTATTATAGGAGCCGGACCGGGAGGTATTTTTTCAGCATATGAATTAGTAAAAAGAAAGCCAGAATTAAAAATAGCAGTCTTTGAGTTGGGGAATCCATTGGAGAAACGTCGTTGTCCGATCGATGGTAAAAAAGTAAAGAGCTGTATCAAATGTAAAACGTGTGCGATTATGAGTGGATTCGGTGGGGCCGGAGCATTTTCAGATGGAAAATACAATATTACAAATGCATTTGGTGGAACATTGTACGAGCATATCGGAAGAGATACAGCCATTGATTTGATGAAGTATGTAGATGATATCAATGTGGAGTATGGTGGAGAGGGAACTAAAATGTACTCTACAGCCGGAACAAAATTCAAAAAATTATGTATGCAGAATAAGCTTCAGCTGTTAGATGCATCAGTAAGACATCTTGGAACAGATATCAACTACGTTGTATTGGAAAATATTTATGCAGAATTGAAAGATAAAGTGGAATTCCGTTTTGAGTATCCGGTAGATCATCTGGAAGCAATCGAAGGTGGATATCGAGTATTCTGTGGGGATGATTTTGATGATTGTGAGAAATGTATCGTATCTGTAGGACGAAGCGGAAGTAAGTGGATGTCAAAAGTATGTGAAGATATGAAGATTCCGACAATGTCTAACAGAGTAGACCTTGGAGTGCGTGTGGAAATTCCGTCACAGATTTTCTCACATCTGACAGATGAATTATATGAAAGTAAGATTGTATATCGTACAGAGAAGTTCGAAGATAATGTGCGTACATTCTGTATGAATCCGAATGGAATTGTTGTAAATGAAAATACAAAGGGTATCGTGACAGTAAACGGACACAGTTACGAAGACAAAGATAAACAGACAGAGAATACAAACTTTGCACTTCTTGTATCAAAGCATTTTTCAGAGCCATTCAAGGACAGTAATGGATATGGTGAAAGTATCGCACGTTTATCTAATATGCTTGGCGGAGGAGTTATTGTACAGCGGTTTGGTGATTTGATCCGTGGAAGACGAAGCAATGAGAAACGTATCGAAGAAGGACTTGTTCGTCCGACATTGGCTGCGACACCGGGAGATTTGAGTCTTGTACTTCCAAAACGAATTTTAGATGGAATTATTGAGATGATCTATGCGTTGGATAAAATCGCACCGGGAACAGCAAATGATGATACACTGCTCTATGGCGTAGAAGTAAAATTCTATAACATGGAAGTAGAGATCGATGAGAATCTTGAAACATTGTATAAAGGCTTATATGTAATCGGAGACGGAAGTGGAGTAACACACTCTCTTTCTCATGCATCTGCAAGTGGTGTTTATGTAGCAAGACATATAACTGAAAATATGTAA
- a CDS encoding SseB family protein — protein MDNEKEVLGKLRNSEAIYVPMSECTKMPFVLCDEETFDDEILVFFDEEHAKEECKKLMEQKNPLHIIKLDHKFLLSFYSSLLPMGINAIVVEKGTEQEMIIQLSSLITRKNGSEDAQGRPIVENPELQLTALYFMQQLRKTEDLQMTEELKEIQEEMLAHYVKGTYIVAYQEEQGVAILRQKDGKVLQPLFTDIQEYLKFQNSQKDVKFKTAVIEAKDLSKILAKETTGVVVNPYSINLQLQVNRKNEEK, from the coding sequence ATGGACAACGAAAAAGAAGTGTTAGGAAAATTAAGAAATTCAGAAGCAATTTATGTGCCGATGTCAGAATGTACAAAGATGCCATTTGTACTATGTGATGAGGAAACATTTGATGATGAAATTTTAGTTTTCTTTGATGAGGAACATGCAAAGGAAGAATGTAAAAAATTGATGGAGCAGAAAAATCCTCTTCATATTATTAAATTAGATCATAAATTTTTGCTTTCCTTTTATTCCAGTCTGTTGCCGATGGGAATTAATGCAATTGTAGTAGAAAAAGGGACAGAGCAGGAGATGATTATTCAGTTGTCCTCTTTGATCACAAGAAAGAATGGCAGCGAAGATGCTCAGGGAAGACCGATTGTAGAGAATCCGGAACTTCAGCTTACAGCATTATATTTTATGCAACAGCTTCGTAAGACAGAAGATCTTCAAATGACAGAGGAGCTTAAAGAGATACAGGAAGAAATGTTGGCACATTATGTAAAAGGTACATATATTGTTGCATATCAGGAAGAGCAAGGTGTTGCAATTTTAAGACAGAAGGATGGAAAGGTATTACAGCCATTATTTACAGATATCCAGGAATATTTGAAGTTCCAAAATTCGCAGAAAGATGTGAAATTTAAGACAGCTGTTATCGAAGCAAAAGATCTTTCAAAGATTCTGGCAAAAGAGACAACAGGTGTTGTAGTAAATCCTTACAGTATTAATCTGCAGCTGCAGGTTAATAGAAAAAACGAAGAGAAATAA
- a CDS encoding GntR family transcriptional regulator codes for MEMNFEVNMNEYLPLRDVVFNTLRQAILRGELKPGERLMEIQLANKLGVSRTPIREAIRKLELEGLVLMIPRKGAEVAQITEKSLRDVLEVRRALEELAVQLACDRMTKEGMQELKQAAKEFEALLGSASDITAVAEADVAFHDLIYLATDNQKLISLLNNFREQMYRYRVEYLKLKERHPQIIQEHNDIVESIEKGEKERATKVTCTHIDNQVQTVSDTLKHIE; via the coding sequence ATGGAGATGAACTTTGAAGTGAATATGAATGAATATCTGCCACTCCGTGATGTTGTGTTCAATACATTACGACAGGCAATTTTGAGAGGAGAATTGAAACCGGGGGAGAGACTGATGGAGATTCAACTGGCAAATAAATTAGGTGTCAGCAGAACTCCGATAAGAGAGGCAATCCGCAAGTTGGAGTTGGAAGGTCTTGTTTTGATGATTCCAAGAAAAGGTGCGGAGGTTGCCCAGATTACAGAAAAGAGTTTGAGAGATGTTCTTGAAGTGCGAAGAGCACTCGAGGAACTTGCAGTGCAGCTTGCATGTGACAGAATGACAAAAGAAGGAATGCAGGAGTTAAAGCAGGCGGCAAAAGAATTCGAAGCACTGCTTGGAAGTGCAAGCGATATCACAGCAGTTGCAGAAGCTGATGTAGCATTTCATGATTTAATTTATCTTGCAACGGACAATCAAAAATTGATTTCCTTGTTGAATAATTTTAGAGAACAGATGTATCGATATCGTGTGGAATATCTGAAATTAAAAGAGCGGCATCCACAGATCATACAGGAACATAATGATATTGTCGAGTCAATTGAAAAGGGTGAGAAGGAGCGGGCAACAAAAGTAACTTGCACACATATTGATAACCAGGTACAAACTGTAAGTGATACATTGAAACATATTGAGTAA